The Bradyrhizobium barranii subsp. barranii genome segment GCCGCCAACGACCTTGGCCTGACCGACGCCGTGCCAGCGAAAATCGTGGTCCACACCGACGCTCGCAAACAACCGATCAAGCTCGGCAACGTCACCATCACTTTCCGTCTAACCGCAGCCAGCAAGCTGTTTTGGGCCGGTCGGCCCGCCATGCGCGTCATCCAGGCACTTCACTGGTTGCGTGATCTCCTGGTCCGCGAAGGCGAGAGTGATCGGGTTAGACAGAAGCTAGCCAAGCTTTTCGGCGATCCGCCGACCGGGCCGCCACTAAAGGCCGACATCAACGTCGGCAAGACCGCGCTTCCGACCTGGATGTGGGAGTTCCTCAAGCCGCTGATCGAAGGCGATACCAATGTTCAAGATCGGTATGTCGATGCCAACTATGCTGCCGATGATGATCATCGTCATCATCTCGCCGCCGGCGCCCGGCCCAGGGACGACCCGACCAAAAAGGTGCAATCAGCCAAGCGCAGCAGGGTGAGGAAAACATGAATCAGGCTTTTGACGAGGTCCGTGCAGCCGGAACGGATGCCATGTTGAGCGCCTTCAATACGACCGCGCAGCGCCTCGGTGCGCGTTTCGCGGGATCGTGAGCGCGGATTTCAGGGGATCGTGAGCAGAGATTTCAGACGATCGTGAGCAACGATTTCGCGGGATCGTGAGCAAGGCTTTCGGAGCCTTGCAGCGCTTCGGCCGACAACTCAACCGGCTTAGGGATGACCTCGTGGTTAACGAGGAAGTCCAATGCCTACCCAGAGATTGTCGATGCGCCGGATCAAGGAAGTCCTTCGGTTAAAACATTTTCAAGGCCTGCCAGAGCGGGCCATCGCGCGGAGCGTGGGCGTCAGCAACGGCGTTGTGCACAGCTACCTGAGCCGCGCCCGCTCTGCTGGGTTGAGCTGGCCGCTTCCGGAGGGAATGACCGATGAAGACCTGGAGCTTTTGCTTTTCCCGGCCCCACGACCAGCGTCTCAGAGCCCGCAGCGGCCGGTGCCCGACTGGAGCTACATCGATAAAGAGCTCCGCCGGCGCAACGTAACCCGTCGCCTGCTCTGGGAGGAGTATCGCGCCGTTAATCCCGACGGTTTCGGGTACACGTGGTTCTGCACTACCTACGAGGCCTGGAAGGGGCGGGTCCGACCTTCGATGCGGCAGATTCATCTGGGCGGCGAGAAGGTGTTCGTGGATTTCGCCGGCGACACCATCGACATCGTCGATCCGCTGACCGGGGAAGTGCAGCCGATGAAGCTGTTCGTCGCGGCGATGGGCGCTTCGAACTACACCTACGCCGAGGCCTGCCCCAGCGAGAGCTTGGCCGACTGGATCCGGGCCCACGTCAACTTGTTCACGTTTTTGAGCGGAACGCCGACGTTCGTGGTCTGCGACAACCTCAAAGCCGCCGTCAGCAACCCCGACCGCTACGATCCCGGCCTCAATCGCACTTATGCCGAGATGGCGAGCCATTACGGCACGGCCATTCTCGCCGCACGGCCGCGGCGCCCAAAAGACAAGGCGAAGGTCGAGGTCGCGGTGCAAATCGCCCAGCGCTGGATTCTGGCCCGGCTGCGCAATCAGCGCTTCTTTTCCCGGGCCGAGCTCAACGCCGCCATCAAGACACTCGTCGACGAACTCAATGCTCGTCAAATGCGTGGCTTCGGCTCAAGCCGCGCCGAACTGTTTGCCGAACTCGACAAACCCAAGCTAACCCCGCTGCCAGATCAGCCTTATGCCTTCGCACGCTGGAAGCGCTGCCGCCTCGCTCCCGATTATCATGTCGAGGTCGACGGCCATTGGTACTCCGCGCCGTATCGTCTGATTGGCGAGCTGGTCGATGCCCGTATCGACGATCGGACGGTCGAGATCTTCCACAAGGGCCAGCGGATCGCCAGCCATGCCCGCGCGCCCAACCGACGCGGACACACCACCATCGCCGACCACATGCCCAGCGCCCATCGCCGCTACGGCAAATGGACCCCCGCCGCGGTGATCGCCGCCGGCGAGCGGATCGGTCCTTCGACAGCAGCGTTTTTCCAGGCCGTGATCGACGCCCGGCCCCATCCAGAACAAGGCTTTCGAACCTGCCTTGGCATTCTGGCGCTCGTCAAAAGCTACGGCGCCGAACGCCTCGACGCAGCCTGCCGGAGGGGCATCCTCATCAAGGCGCGCTCCGTCGCCTCGATTAGATCGATCCTCCAGAACGGCCTCGATCGCACGTTCTTCGACGAATCTTTCGAGCACCAGCCCCTGCGCCACGGCAACATCCGCGGACGCGACTACTTCCACTGAAGCAAGGAGAGACCCGGCATGCTTAACCACCCAACCCACGAACGGCTGATCGAGCTTGGCCTGACCGGAATGGCCAAGGCCTTCGAGGAGCAGCGCCGATCGCCCGATCTCGAAGCCCTGCCGTTCGAAGATCGCATCGGCCTGTTGGTCGACCGCGAAGCCGCCGAACGCGACACCAGGCGGCTCACCACGCGCCTCAAGATCGCCGCACTGCGCCAGACTGCTTGCGTCGAGGACGTCGATCTGCGCACCCCGCGGGGCATCGACCGCGCCGTTTTCGCCAAACTCGTCGAAGGTCGCTGGATCGATCGCCACGAGAATTTGCTCGTCACCGGGGCAACCGGCCTGGGCAAAAGTTGGTTAGCCTGCGCGCTCGGCCACAAGGCCTGCCGCGACAACCGATCAGTCCTC includes the following:
- a CDS encoding DUF6088 family protein — translated: MLVDGMTAANDLGLTDAVPAKIVVHTDARKQPIKLGNVTITFRLTAASKLFWAGRPAMRVIQALHWLRDLLVREGESDRVRQKLAKLFGDPPTGPPLKADINVGKTALPTWMWEFLKPLIEGDTNVQDRYVDANYAADDDHRHHLAAGARPRDDPTKKVQSAKRSRVRKT
- the istA gene encoding IS21-like element ISFK1 family transposase; its protein translation is MPTQRLSMRRIKEVLRLKHFQGLPERAIARSVGVSNGVVHSYLSRARSAGLSWPLPEGMTDEDLELLLFPAPRPASQSPQRPVPDWSYIDKELRRRNVTRRLLWEEYRAVNPDGFGYTWFCTTYEAWKGRVRPSMRQIHLGGEKVFVDFAGDTIDIVDPLTGEVQPMKLFVAAMGASNYTYAEACPSESLADWIRAHVNLFTFLSGTPTFVVCDNLKAAVSNPDRYDPGLNRTYAEMASHYGTAILAARPRRPKDKAKVEVAVQIAQRWILARLRNQRFFSRAELNAAIKTLVDELNARQMRGFGSSRAELFAELDKPKLTPLPDQPYAFARWKRCRLAPDYHVEVDGHWYSAPYRLIGELVDARIDDRTVEIFHKGQRIASHARAPNRRGHTTIADHMPSAHRRYGKWTPAAVIAAGERIGPSTAAFFQAVIDARPHPEQGFRTCLGILALVKSYGAERLDAACRRGILIKARSVASIRSILQNGLDRTFFDESFEHQPLRHGNIRGRDYFH
- the istB gene encoding IS21-like element helper ATPase IstB — translated: MLNHPTHERLIELGLTGMAKAFEEQRRSPDLEALPFEDRIGLLVDREAAERDTRRLTTRLKIAALRQTACVEDVDLRTPRGIDRAVFAKLVEGRWIDRHENLLVTGATGLGKSWLACALGHKACRDNRSVLYHRVPRLFEALALALARGDGRYARLLKSLGRAQLLILDDWGLSVLTAAERRDLLEILEDRHGRASTIVTSQLPVDTWHGAIGDPTVADAILDRLVHNAHRLQLTGESMRKRSAKTITLDGQPEH